The Virgibacillus sp. SK37 region ATGACTTTAACGGATATTGCCATACAGGAAAACACAACACTAGAAGCCGTTAAAAGCTGGGGAAAGCAAGTAAGGAAAAAGTTAAGGGATGAAGAATTCAGAGAAAAAGTCCAATGGAAAATATAATTACAACAAAAAGCATGTCCATGGCAGACATGCTTTTTTCTGTATGTTTAAGCAGATCGATTGTATATACTGCGAATTAACTTGGTGTATAGAATATAAAAACAACTTTGAAGCAGAGGAAAAATTCTTTGCAGAGAGGTTGGCAAGCCTGGCGCGAGATTCGGATAGCAATGGGTAATTCGGTAGCTGCTGAGGTGGGATTGTCGAATAAGAGATGGTTAATGGACAATAGCGATCGATGTAGTGGTGAAACTGTCCAATAAGTGAGCTTTCTCTGATAAGGGCGACATCTGCTCGTTTCCTCATTATCCCACAGTGTCTATTTGCCACCAGCATGGCTTCGTCCGCTACGCTCTGTAGCGTATATAGTGTGAAGTAAGGAGGTTATAGAATGGTCCAGCTTTGTTGTATAAATATTAAATTGTTACAAACAACTATACTATCCATTAAACTAGGAGAAAGTAGGTAACCTATGGCTATTCCAGAATTAGTTTTGCGTATTTGCTTATCCTTCTTGTTGTTATTTACACTAACTCGAATTATGGGAAGAAAAGAAATTAGTCAAATGACATTCTTTAATTTTGTTTCAGCTATTGCCATCGGCTCCATTGCCGCCATTCTTGCTACTAATCAAAATTTTAGTATGCTTAATGGATTTATAGCATTGACTGGATGGGCAGGATTCACCCTAGGAATGGGATATATAGATATCAAATCACAAAAGGCTAGAAAATTTACTACAGGTATTCCAGAAATTGTTATTAAAGACGGAAAAATTATGGAGGAAGCACTGCGAAGAAAAAGGTTAGACAACGATTCCTTACAGGCTCTTTTACGTCAAAAAAACATATTTTCCATGAAAGAGGTAGACTATGCCATTTTTGAAACAAGTGGCAAGCTTTCCGTCATGAAAAAGGAAAATAAACAACCAGCAACAAAAAGTGATGTTAATCAATTGGCCGCTAATCTGCCAAAAGTCTATCCTATTGCTACAGAGGTCATATCTGATGGAGAGCTTAATGAAACAAACCTGAAAAAGTTAAATCTTGATACCAACTGGCTAAACGCGCAATTGAAACAAGCGGGTATAACCTCCCTATCTGAAGTTTTTTATGCTGAAGTACAATCTGATGGAACACTTTATCTTGATAATAAAAGAGATAATTTATATCATTAAAAAACTTAGAGTAGCCTGCTTTCTAATAATGCAAGCTACTCTATTTGGTGAGATTCCATATTTTTTTCTTTCCAGTCTTTATATGGCCAAGCAGTGCATATATATATGCATAGTTGAAAGTCTCAAAGTACGGAGGGAAAAAATGTTCACATTATTGGAAAAGGCAGTATTAGGAATGGCACTACTAAGGATTTTATCAGGAGGGGTAGAGATTTTTGCTGCTTATCTTATGATTAGGTTTAATGAATTGGATAAAGCTCTTATCATCAATGGTTCCCTCGCTTTCATTGGTCCCTTAGTTCTCCTTCTCACGACAGCTATTGGATTAACCGGATTAGCTGAACAAGTATCTTTTAAAAAACTATTATTTATCATTATTGGAGTAAGTTTCATAATATTTGGTGTGAAAAGCAATTAGTCTTTGAATTATATAACGAACAGTTTCTTATAATAATCGATGTACCTGTCTACTTTTATTTTCAGTCATATTTTCTCTTCTTTTTGGGAAACTAAAAGGACTACTTTTTAGGAGGAGTAACCAGATGGGTATTTTAAATGGGAAACCTGAGGAAGAACCTCTTCACGCAGGTGAAGTATTTCATTTATGGTCCTACTTACACGGAACAAAAGGGTTTCTGGTAAATATGCAAATATATCTCAACCATTCAGGAGATAATGATTTAATTGCTTTCTTGGAGGATATGCAGGAAAACGTTGTTACACAAGAGGAACAGCAAGTAGAAACCTTATTAAAGGAAACAGGGATTCGCTTACCTCCTGCCCCTCCTGATCGCCCGAATGTAGAGCTTCAAGATATCCCGGCTGGCGCTCGTTTTCATGACCCTGAGATAGCAAACTTGGTACAGAAAGAGCTAATGGTCAGCAGAATCCTTTGCAGTTACGTTATAGGGGTCTCTATTCGTGAAGACATCCGCACAATGTTTGGGGACTTTCAGGCTCAGCAAGATGAATACGAATTAAAACTGCTTAACATTACAAAGGAAAAAGGCTGGATTGTTTCTCCGCCTATTAACACGAAGTGAGGTGTGGGGAACATTGAAACCAAAAGAAAAAGGCATGGCTATCATTACAATTGGCTCCATTCCCTTAATTATGACATTAGGAAACTCCATGCTAATCCCTATCCTTCCTCAAATGAAAGCAGCTTTAGAGTTATCTCAGATGCAAGTGAGTCTGACAATTACTGTATTTTCTATTATGGCAGCTATATTTATTCCTATCGTTGGCTATTTATCTGATCGATTTTCAAGAAAAATTGTGATTATTCCATCCATTATTCTATTTGGGCTGGGTGGACTAATCTCAGGAGCTGGAGCAGCTTACTTCTCGCAATCCTATATATGGATTTTAATTGGTAGATCCATACAAGGTATTGGAGCAGCAGGCTCCGCACCTATGGCAATGGCCCTTACTGGAGATTTATTTAAAGGTGGAGAACAAAGTCGGGTGCTAGGAATATTTGAAGCTTCAAATGGATTGGGGAAAGTGCTATCACCTATTTTCGGCTCATTATTGGGCTTAATTATTTGGTATGCTGCATTTTATGTATTCCCCGCCCTTTGTCTTATTAGTTTAATTCTTTTACTATTTTTTATTAAAGAAAAGAGCAATAGACAAGCTCCGCCTCCCTTCGGAAAGTATATTAGAGGTTTGCTTAGTGTATTTAAGCATGAGGGTAGATGGATTGTTACCACCTATTTAGCAGGAGGAACCTGTTTATTTACCTTGTTTGGAATCCTTTTTTATTTATCGGATGTATTGGAAACGAAATATTCCATTGAGGGAATAATGAAAGGGTTAGTGCTTGCAGTCCCTCTTCTTGTATTGGTAATTACATCCTATATTACAGGTAGTAAGATTGGTAAAAACCTGGAAAAGATGAAGCGCTTATCTGTGATTGGCTTTGGGCTAATGACCTTATCCTTTGGAACACTTATTTTTTTTGAAAAAATCATTCCATTTATCTCGGTCTTGGCCATTAGCAGTATTGGAGCAGGTCTCATCCTTCCTTGTGTTAACAGTATTATAACTGGTGCAGTTGGAAAAGAACGTAGAGGCTTTGTAACATCTTTATACGGATCTGTCCGGTTCCTCGGAGTCGCTCTCGGTCCCCCTATTTTCACCCGTTTAATGGAATGGTCAAACACCGGGATGTTTTTATCCATTGCTGCTTTCACATTACTTGTAGGACTGTTAGTTTTAACCCTATTACACGTTAAAGGAAAAGATGGAAAGAAAAATAAAAAAACAGCTATTCGTTATAAATATACATGAGAAGATGGCTATGGTCAGAGAAATTGTAACTAAAATCTAAAACGAAAAGAGGAACAGCAAGAAGGGTTACCATTCCTTGCTGTTCCTCTTTTTCTACTTACTCTCTTTTCTTTTATCCTTTTTAACCTCTTCCATGAGGTATTGCACAAATAACTCATCTCTAACTAGCCATGCTTCCTTTTGTCGCTTCAAAAACTTCTCGCCCTCTTCAAAGCTGGAAAATTGAGTATGCTGCTTTTGTCTATTTTTCTCATACGCCCATGCTTGTTCACTTAGCGGATAAAGGAATAAAAATTCATCTGCTTTACTTTTATATAGTGTTCCAAACGTGGAGTGCTTTAGATTAAAACGGTTTCTTCTAGCATCTTCTCGGAGCGGCTCCATTGGATAGGTCTTCGCTACAAATTGGTTATAGGCTTCCTCTGTAAGAGAACAACCTGCAGCTTTCTCATGTCCTCCCCCTCCAAATGAACCTGCAACTTCGGAAACATCCACATGATCGTGTATCGTTCTAAAACCCATCCTTCTTCCACCAATATTTAAAATAGCTATATAATCGAGATGCGGGTACTCTTTTCCTAATTGATTTCCTAACTCTGAATGATAGGATTCTGCGAAAACAACTCCTGCAAAATAACCACCTGCTTTGATTTGGACAAGTTCCCGTC contains the following coding sequences:
- a CDS encoding DUF3231 family protein, producing MGILNGKPEEEPLHAGEVFHLWSYLHGTKGFLVNMQIYLNHSGDNDLIAFLEDMQENVVTQEEQQVETLLKETGIRLPPAPPDRPNVELQDIPAGARFHDPEIANLVQKELMVSRILCSYVIGVSIREDIRTMFGDFQAQQDEYELKLLNITKEKGWIVSPPINTK
- a CDS encoding DUF421 domain-containing protein, encoding MAIPELVLRICLSFLLLFTLTRIMGRKEISQMTFFNFVSAIAIGSIAAILATNQNFSMLNGFIALTGWAGFTLGMGYIDIKSQKARKFTTGIPEIVIKDGKIMEEALRRKRLDNDSLQALLRQKNIFSMKEVDYAIFETSGKLSVMKKENKQPATKSDVNQLAANLPKVYPIATEVISDGELNETNLKKLNLDTNWLNAQLKQAGITSLSEVFYAEVQSDGTLYLDNKRDNLYH
- a CDS encoding MFS transporter — encoded protein: MAIITIGSIPLIMTLGNSMLIPILPQMKAALELSQMQVSLTITVFSIMAAIFIPIVGYLSDRFSRKIVIIPSIILFGLGGLISGAGAAYFSQSYIWILIGRSIQGIGAAGSAPMAMALTGDLFKGGEQSRVLGIFEASNGLGKVLSPIFGSLLGLIIWYAAFYVFPALCLISLILLLFFIKEKSNRQAPPPFGKYIRGLLSVFKHEGRWIVTTYLAGGTCLFTLFGILFYLSDVLETKYSIEGIMKGLVLAVPLLVLVITSYITGSKIGKNLEKMKRLSVIGFGLMTLSFGTLIFFEKIIPFISVLAISSIGAGLILPCVNSIITGAVGKERRGFVTSLYGSVRFLGVALGPPIFTRLMEWSNTGMFLSIAAFTLLVGLLVLTLLHVKGKDGKKNKKTAIRYKYT
- a CDS encoding YqhV family protein translates to MFTLLEKAVLGMALLRILSGGVEIFAAYLMIRFNELDKALIINGSLAFIGPLVLLLTTAIGLTGLAEQVSFKKLLFIIIGVSFIIFGVKSN